A single genomic interval of Pelodiscus sinensis isolate JC-2024 chromosome 28, ASM4963464v1, whole genome shotgun sequence harbors:
- the NKX6-3 gene encoding homeobox protein Nkx-6.3 has product MDANLPGTFLLNSPSLAPFPEAKAPVCQYSVQNSFYKLSPPGLGAQLAAGTPHGITDILSRPNSSLLSAYAPAGSFSGLGSPPVYYGAPVGGFAKAGSEYPPRGMDCWADSGQEWRGGRPCGSTPAHLPDSSHRKKHTRPTFTGHQIFALEKTFEQTKYLAGPERARLAYSLGMTESQVKVWFQNRRTKWRKKSALEPSSSSQRVAGERAASEPEDDEYNKPLDPDSDDEKIRLLLRKHRAAFSVLSLGTHSG; this is encoded by the exons ATGGACGCCAACCTGCCGGGGACCTTCCTGCTCAACAGCCCCTCGCTGGCCCCCTTCCCCGAGGCCAAGGCCCCCGTGTGCCAGTACTCGGTGCAGAACTCCTTCTACAAGCTCAGCCCGCCAGGCCTGGGCGCCCAGCTGGCCGCTGGCACGCCGCACGGCATCACCGACATCCTGAGCCGGCCCAACAGCAGCCTGCTCTCCGCCTACGCCCCCGCCGGCAGCTTCAgtggcctgggctccccacccgTCTACTACGGCGCCCCGGTGGGGGGCTTCGCCAAGGCAGGGAGCGAGTACCCGCCCCGGGGCATGGACTGCTGGGCAGACAGCGGCCAGGAGTGGCGAGGCGGCCGGCCGTGCGGCAGCA CGCCCGCTCACCTGCCGGACAGCAGCCACCGGAAGAAGCACACGCGCCCGACCTTCACCGGCCACCAGATCTTTGCGCTGGAGAAGACCTTTGAGCAGACCAAGTACCTGGCCGGGCCGGAGCGGGCGCGCCTGGCCTATTCCCTCGGCATGACGGAGTCGCAGGTGAAG GTATGGTTCCAGAACCGGCGGACCAAGTGGCGGAAGAAGAGCGCgctggagccctcctcctcctcgcagCGGGTGGCGGGCGAGCGGGCTGCCTCGGAGCCCGAGGACGACGAGTACAACAAGCCCCTGGACCCCGACTCGGACGACGAGAAGATCCGCCTGTTGCTGAGGAAGCACCGGGCAGCCTTCTCCGTGCTCAGCCTGGGCACCCACAGCGGCTGA